From the genome of Eremothecium gossypii ATCC 10895 chromosome I, complete sequence:
TGCAAGGGTGGAAAGCATCGAAAGGCCCATTCTGCCGCCGTTGGCCGTTCTGTATCTCTCTGTTAATGTTTGGGAGGGAGCGCTGACCGTTTCATTTGCATCGTCCCCGGCGGGTGGTGTCTCCGGCTCCATATGTTTTAGGTATAGCATCCATATGATTTTAACGGTCTTCGAGAACTCGATTGGGAAGCCCTGCTCTTCAATAAGCCATGAGCACTGCTTTCGCAGAATATATTGAAAGCATTTGAGAAACAATTCTCGTGCAGGGGCACCGAGCAGCCGCTTCTCGTCCTCGTGCTGTGCGAGTACCTGCGTCTGACTGAATGCTTGGCTTGACTGAAAATTCCCCGTGGCATTAGTTGTCAAGTTTAGTCTCCTAGTTACGACACCCATAGCGCTAAATTCTTCATCATCGTCGTTGAACTCTACATCACCCTCCATGACATGGCCGTACTGGCAGGTCCTATGGCCATTGATTATACGCCATAGTCTGCTTCTACAGTTATCAGTCCCGCATACAGGGCCTCTGATATATGTGGACATGTGCTGATTGCACCTTTCTGGAGAATATGTGATGGAAACGATGGTATCTGTTGAAATACCGTTTCCTATAACTTTGTTGGGAAAGCACAGACACAAACGCTACAGGTAAAAGAGATAAAAAGTTCGCTAATAATACATTTGAGATTTTATTCCTTCGCTACACCTACAGTAACTAAGAACTATAGAAGTCGTCATCTATGTCTGTGGTATCGGTTCCCATTGTTGTGGTGGTGATAATGGTTTTTATAGTTGGAACCGTTCCCATTCGGGCCTGCTACTCCGTTCACGTTACCTGTTCCAACCGGTGCCATAATAGGTTGAAATGCAGCTGGATATCCAAATGGCCCTATAGGGGCGCCATTTATGAAAGCTGGGGCGCCGTGGGGAGAATTTGTGGTGGGTGAAGGGCTATGTGTGCTATTTCTCCGATCATCGGCAGGTCCACCGACCATTGTAAGCATCTGAGGGACCGGGGGGTAGAACATAGGCTGTGGCTGGAATGGCATGAACATTCCAGGGGAGGCCATGAACGGGGTAGATTGAGAACCTGCCGGCCCCACTGGCATGGCCATCATGCCCGGAATGCTGCCCATTGGCATATTTCCGCCGATAGCGTTCATTATACGGTGCTGGAGACGCAATTGCGCCTTCTGGATGGCGGTCCTCTCATCAGGGAATAAAGTTCTGAAAGACCTGTCCATAGTACTTATCCAGGTGGGGGTAGTAAAGTAAGGCTTCTCAATCAGAAAAGCATCCATGGCCTTCCCTTCTGCTGTTTGCTTATGACGAGACCGGCTTTCAAAAGCCTCCTTGGACTTCAGGAAAACATTGAAGTTCTTCTTGAAGTCCTTCTTTAAGCATTTTGGGCCATCATCGCCGAAAAACGGTGGATTATTACGTCTCCTGTAAGTGTTTGCTCTACCAGCCGAGGGTGAATTAGATGGCGTGTGGCCACTCTGAGGCCCAAACTTGTTCTGTGGCCGCTTCAATTCTACCTTAGATGAGGCTGGAGTGCTAGGTTTGGAGTTTCGATTGCTAGTTTTCGAGGGAGTTATCGAAGGTGTGGCAGTCGAGCTAGCCGGCTGTGGTGTGGGTTTGGGAGGGAGCGAGGGGTTTACTTTCAGGGCAGATGGCGACTTGGAAGGCAACTCCTCGGATTTTTTAAAAATGGTTTTGACGTCCTCCGGCATCTTGTATGGTACTTTAAATTTCTCAGAGAACTTTTTTAACTCGTCCAACTGTATCTTCTTATCAACAGGGCTCTTCGGTGCCGGCGGTGACCAACCCTTTTTGGTCGACGACAGGATAGCAGGATCGGCGTTGTGCGGTTCATTCCGCAAACTAGGGGGCACGTATTTTGTAGGTCTCCCCAGTGCCGGTTTCGCGTTCATCTTCAATTGGGCAAGAAGCTCGTCCCCGCGACGGTCGACTCCGGAGTACTTGTCTTCCTCATCCATTCCTGAATCATCCACAACAATGCCGCGCTCCTCCGCCAAATGTACGTTACCTGCAGTGCCCTGTGCTTCTATCTCTCTTGCAATTCGGTCCGCCTCCTTGAGTCTTGTCTCGTAGTTTGGATCCCCCTTATTGATCTTCGTAGTGTATAAGTACTCGTCGAAGGTTGATGTGATGCCGAACTTCTGCTCGTTGACCGCAAATTGGTCCCACTCCTCCGCGTGGTCCTCCAGAGATCCTTCCAGCGCAAACGCCTCGCTGTCGTCCGGCGTCCACTTTTGCAGCTCTCGCTCCTTGACCtcgccagcgccggcaATATCTGTGTCGGTCCTGAACTCCTGCAGCTTACCGTCCCtgcgctcgcgcgcctTCTGTTCCTCGCGCCGCTTGATCTGCTCCCACTTGTCGTCCAGGCTGAAGTCCAcatccagcagctccagctccgctaCGTCGTCGCCCTCGATAAGCAGTGTCTCCTTTAACTGCGCAGACAGCACAGCCGCATCTTCTTCATCAATTCCCTTGTCAATAATCCGAGGATACTTTAAAATAACATCCACCCCATTTGACGTCGTCGCGTTGCATGCCAACAGCATCCCCGAATACTTCACGCCTGATGGAATTGTCACCACAGCCCTCCCACCAATGCTGTTAACGAGCACGTAATTCATCCTATCGCTGAACGCTTTTTTGGTTTCCTCGTTCTCGTAGAAAGACCCACCCACATCATTGCCTGTGCGCCCGGCTGTTACCGAGCTGAACGCGCCTTCCTTTCTGCTATTCAAACTTCCCTTCATATTTGGGTCACGATCTTTTAAGACCTAAGTAATACGCCTTATTTATATCTAATGTTGACTATCGTAAATGCTGTATCAGCCTCCTCTTATAGGTTTTATAAAGGTGGCGTTTGGTGCTTCCCGGCCTGCTATAGTGTTAACGTAGAAGGTGATATCAAGGCAATGTGCGCACAAGGTCACTCGGTGTCGCTGAGATGGAGATTGAGGTCATCGCAGTCTGCTAAGTATGTCTCGCGTGTGTTTTCGGCATCTTTGATGAGGCCATAAGCGTTGGACACAGCCTTGTTCAGCGCGGGATGCAAGTTCGCCGTTAGGCGGTCAAGAAGCACCTTTGCAGAGGCATCGGAGCGCTCTGCTGTGCGAGCCGCCAGGGCCTGCTGCTCTGCAAGCAGCTGTCTCTCGAGGTCCTCTGCAGCATTCAGCTCCGCGATGTGGCGCTGCTGTATGAAGGTCCTGCGGGCGTAGATATCCTCGATGTCTAGCACGTGCTCCGAGACGCGCGCAGGAAAGTGGGTCCGCTTGAGGCGCGTTCGCAGCTTGTGAAGAATGCTGCGGATGAGCTGTTCGCGGTCGTGACGGAAGGCGGCCAGCTCGTTGGGGCCCAGGGTCCGCGTCAGCTCGCGGTGGTACGCGGACAGTGCGCCCTCGACAGCGTTGTCTGCATTGGCACTGAGCAAGTCCGCGAGCgagcgcagcagcgcgcggggcggccgCCGCCATGTTTTTATGCTGTAGTTCTCGGGCAGCTTGTCGCGGAAGGCCCGCCGCACCGCTCGCCGGATATCCCACGGGTTGAAGTCTGCCACGCCCCGCTCGGCCGCGCTGAACTTGACGCGTTTGCGACCCTCAGGCCGCCTCTGCGTCTCTGGCGCCTCGCCCTCCGCGTCTGAGCTGCCGCCTTCCGAGCTGCCGGACCCTCCGTGCGGCCGTCGCAGTGGGCTCTCACTGTCGTCGCGGAGAAACAACTCCCGCGCCGCGGGCTCCGCCGGCGCTGCTTGGTCCAGCCGGAACGCATCGCCGTCCACGGCGAGCAGCGAACCCTCTTCGTCCTGCGACGGGTCGGATTCAGATGCGATCTCGTCCAGTATGTTCCTTGCCATAAGTCCCACCTCCTGGTATGCTGACGGCTGCCGGTTTCTTGCAGGGCCTAGAAAAACGTCTCAGCTGCTTGTGAGGTGTATGCAAAACTTTGCAGGTACTGCAGTCGCATGCCCTTTATGTCTGCTCACCGTACTTCAGCTATGCCGCCTGAAAGTGCTTCGAGGACGCGGTTACGTTAAGAAAGCATGTTTTTGGAGGTCGTGCAGTTTGTGAGAGCATGTGTTTACAGTTTTACTTAGTTTGCGAGGGCGTTTGGCGTGTGAGTGTCCGCGCTTTGGCCATACATCTCGGCCTAAAAACGTATTTCATACTTCAATACAGACGTTAGATCTGTAATTATGCTACACAAGACAAAAGGGTAGACCAGATATTAAACTTGAAGAACTTCTTTGTTATTCGCATATGAGGAAAGCGCCCACAGCCTCTTATTTGCGGCAAGGCGGGAGCTTCCAACAGATGCTAACGCCTGCCTCTTTGCACTTCGGAGAGCATG
Proteins encoded in this window:
- the OKP1 gene encoding Okp1p (Syntenic homolog of Saccharomyces cerevisiae YGR179C (OKP1)), translating into MARNILDEIASESDPSQDEEGSLLAVDGDAFRLDQAAPAEPAARELFLRDDSESPLRRPHGGSGSSEGGSSDAEGEAPETQRRPEGRKRVKFSAAERGVADFNPWDIRRAVRRAFRDKLPENYSIKTWRRPPRALLRSLADLLSANADNAVEGALSAYHRELTRTLGPNELAAFRHDREQLIRSILHKLRTRLKRTHFPARVSEHVLDIEDIYARRTFIQQRHIAELNAAEDLERQLLAEQQALAARTAERSDASAKVLLDRLTANLHPALNKAVSNAYGLIKDAENTRETYLADCDDLNLHLSDTE
- the PBP1 gene encoding Pbp1p (Syntenic homolog of Saccharomyces cerevisiae YGR178C (PBP1)); this encodes MKGSLNSRKEGAFSSVTAGRTGNDVGGSFYENEETKKAFSDRMNYVLVNSIGGRAVVTIPSGVKYSGMLLACNATTSNGVDVILKYPRIIDKGIDEEDAAVLSAQLKETLLIEGDDVAELELLDVDFSLDDKWEQIKRREEQKARERRDGKLQEFRTDTDIAGAGEVKERELQKWTPDDSEAFALEGSLEDHAEEWDQFAVNEQKFGITSTFDEYLYTTKINKGDPNYETRLKEADRIAREIEAQGTAGNVHLAEERGIVVDDSGMDEEDKYSGVDRRGDELLAQLKMNAKPALGRPTKYVPPSLRNEPHNADPAILSSTKKGWSPPAPKSPVDKKIQLDELKKFSEKFKVPYKMPEDVKTIFKKSEELPSKSPSALKVNPSLPPKPTPQPASSTATPSITPSKTSNRNSKPSTPASSKVELKRPQNKFGPQSGHTPSNSPSAGRANTYRRRNNPPFFGDDGPKCLKKDFKKNFNVFLKSKEAFESRSRHKQTAEGKAMDAFLIEKPYFTTPTWISTMDRSFRTLFPDERTAIQKAQLRLQHRIMNAIGGNMPMGSIPGMMAMPVGPAGSQSTPFMASPGMFMPFQPQPMFYPPVPQMLTMVGGPADDRRNSTHSPSPTTNSPHGAPAFINGAPIGPFGYPAAFQPIMAPVGTGNVNGVAGPNGNGSNYKNHYHHHNNGNRYHRHR